One Ilumatobacter coccineus YM16-304 genomic window, GTCGATGTCGATCGAAACGGTGACGTCGCTCATGAGTGCAGCATGACGCGAGATCGGGGCGACCGGCCACTCCAGCGGCGAGTCGACGTGGGTGACGAACGTGACGTCAGACGTTGGCGCTGGCGGAACGCAACGTGGCCGCAGCGACTTCGGGGGCGACGATGTTGATCATCACGCCGGTGCCACGCTCGAACCCGGCCTGCGTGGTGACCTGCGGCCAGATGTGCACGTGCCAGTGGTAGTCGCCGGTGTGCTGATGCGGAGCGGTGTGGATGCCGAGGTTGTACGCAACGTCGCCCAGCGTCGCCTGCAGGTGGCCGATCGCATCGCGAATAGCGACACCGACGGCAGCGAGTGACTCGTCGGATGCGTCTTGCAGGTGGCCGTGCTGCTCACGGGGCAGGATCAACATCTCGTACGGCACGCCGCTGGCGAACGGGCACATGACGACCACGTCGTCGTTGGCGATGACGATGCGCTGGTCGGCGGCGAGTTCGGCCTCGATCGTGGTCTCGAGCAGCGACCCGCCGGCGAATCGGGCGAACGCCCGCTCTTCGTCGAGCACTTCGCCCGGCACGAACGGCAGGCCGAGGATCTGGCCGTGCGGGTGGGCGACCGACGCACCGGCTTCGCGGCCGTGGTTGACGATGACCTGCGTGTAGCGGACGAACGGCAGCGCAGCGTGTTCGAGGAGGCGTCGCTTGAGCACCATCATGAACTCGGCCGCGTGCTCGTCGTCGAGGTCGTGCAGCCCGTCGCTGTGTTCGGGTGAGTACACGAACACCTCGTGGATGCCGCTGGCGTCGGCCTTGACGTGGACCGGCCCGAGGTTGTGCACGGCGAACGCCTCGTCACCGTCGAATGCGGGGTAGCGGTTGGGGATGACGCGCATCGACCAGGCGCCGTCGGTGCCACGCGTCTCGAGCGCGGGAGGGGTCTCTTCCTCGTTGCCCGGACAGAACGGACAGGGTCGGTCGACCTCGAGTTCGTTCGAACGATCGCGCTTGGCGAAATCGCTCGGACGTTCGGCACGATCGGGAACGATGGTCACCCATCGCCCATTGAGAGGATTCAGCCGCATCTGACTCATCAGGAGCCCAATCTATGTCGCTTCGGGGGCAGTCCGGGTGACATCGCCATGATCTTCGTCAGGCGGGTCGTCGAGCGTCGCGTCGGCCATCACATCGTGCATGTCGTCACGGTCGTCGTGGCCCGACACGTCGTCGAAGATCTCGGAGGCGACCGACGAGAGCTTCATGTCGTCGGTCGGCACGATCCCGTGTTTGCGATCGAGCCGGTTCTGGTTCCATCGATGGATGCCCCAGCCGATGATCGAGCCGAGCCCGAACGCGATCAGGCCACCGATGCCGTCGAGCCAGAAGTGGTTCGCGGTGACGATGATGCAGAACAGCGTGAACGCCGGGTACAGCAGGACGAGCGCCTTGTAGCGACGGCGGCGTAGCAGCGGCCAGACCGCGATCGCGCACCACGTCGACCAGCCGATGTGCATGCTCGGCATCGCCGCGTACTGGTTGGAGATGGCGGCGACCTCCTCCGAGTC contains:
- the galT gene encoding galactose-1-phosphate uridylyltransferase — encoded protein: MSQMRLNPLNGRWVTIVPDRAERPSDFAKRDRSNELEVDRPCPFCPGNEEETPPALETRGTDGAWSMRVIPNRYPAFDGDEAFAVHNLGPVHVKADASGIHEVFVYSPEHSDGLHDLDDEHAAEFMMVLKRRLLEHAALPFVRYTQVIVNHGREAGASVAHPHGQILGLPFVPGEVLDEERAFARFAGGSLLETTIEAELAADQRIVIANDDVVVMCPFASGVPYEMLILPREQHGHLQDASDESLAAVGVAIRDAIGHLQATLGDVAYNLGIHTAPHQHTGDYHWHVHIWPQVTTQAGFERGTGVMINIVAPEVAAATLRSASANV